Proteins from a genomic interval of Verrucomicrobiota bacterium:
- a CDS encoding EfeM/EfeO family lipoprotein — MMESTKTQIGIKTSRRDFLKTGSVAGVGIVGLSLTSGIQTVSAADQADKKIYSKEIDEGLAYFKKLAKDQMPLIIGLKDAIASGDLDKAKKAYVDCRPPYEQIETYAGSFEETDANIDARPYAFDEGTTSDEFRSVHRIEMLIFGEGDLEAALPYATKLIEACTQLQKDLENRGEFWAAKNFEGMIGLSNEVACKKISSEEETWSDQSLLIFWNNWLGIQSQIKPYYGVLSQKDTKLQDNIESAFKKCFSSIEEFYKSGIFTPYSKVSMSKRAEIVAGSNAVRDSIIAAGDKLGIM, encoded by the coding sequence ATGATGGAATCAACCAAAACCCAGATCGGTATCAAAACTTCTCGTCGCGATTTTTTAAAAACAGGATCGGTTGCCGGCGTAGGAATTGTTGGGCTCAGCTTAACGAGTGGCATCCAAACAGTCTCCGCTGCAGATCAAGCTGATAAAAAAATCTACTCCAAAGAGATTGATGAGGGGCTCGCCTACTTCAAAAAGTTGGCCAAGGATCAGATGCCTCTAATTATAGGGCTCAAGGATGCAATTGCTAGCGGAGACCTTGATAAAGCAAAAAAGGCCTATGTCGATTGCCGCCCTCCCTACGAACAGATTGAAACTTATGCTGGTTCCTTTGAAGAAACCGATGCGAACATCGACGCTCGCCCATACGCATTTGACGAGGGCACAACTTCGGATGAATTTCGCAGCGTCCACCGCATAGAAATGCTGATTTTCGGAGAAGGCGACCTAGAGGCTGCCTTACCTTATGCAACCAAATTGATTGAAGCATGTACTCAACTGCAAAAAGATCTCGAAAACCGCGGGGAATTTTGGGCTGCCAAAAACTTTGAAGGAATGATCGGACTTTCCAATGAAGTGGCTTGTAAAAAAATTTCCAGTGAAGAAGAAACCTGGTCCGATCAGTCACTGCTTATATTTTGGAATAACTGGTTAGGTATTCAAAGCCAGATCAAACCTTATTATGGTGTGCTGTCGCAAAAGGATACAAAGTTGCAGGATAATATCGAGTCAGCTTTCAAAAAATGCTTTTCTAGCATCGAAGAATTTTATAAGTCAGGTATTTTTACTCCTTACAGCAAGGTTTCTATGAGCAAACGAGCCGAAATTGTTGCGGGAAGCAATGCTGTCAGAGATTCTATCATAGCAGCAGGCGACAAACTTGGAATAATGTAA